Genomic DNA from Cydia strobilella chromosome 19, ilCydStro3.1, whole genome shotgun sequence:
GTTAGTGTTATGGGTATGGGTACCAACTTTACGAGTACCTATACAATTGTACCAAGTTATGAACCAGTTGTGAGTTGCTTCAATCATCAACTTCTAATTCAAGCTCTATATCGGCCAGGCTGATACGGCGTAGCGTGTTGATGATCATGTAACGAGAGAACATAACATACAGGTGCCGGAACCACACCATCTGTGATCGGTGTTGCTTCATGGCGCGGACTACGCGTCGGGACTCCGTCCAGCGGAGGAAGTATCTGAAACACAATTACATTAAGTTTACTAGTCTGAGGAACTTTGAGGTAAGAAACTAAAGGTTTTGTCACACTGCAGTGCCTTCTTCCCGCCTGCTCCAGTGTAGTTAAGTGCGAAGGGTGAGTGCTACACCGTGCGCCCGTGCGTATTTCTTACATTTTGTATGCAAATTCTAATCAGGATTTCATcccttacttacttattaatcCTGATTATTATAATATCTTAGCTAACTTCATCTtgcgtaataatataaatgaatagttttttttaacacgtatttttttattcattgtaTACCTGACCTGACTACTTTATTGGTATTCCAAATTCCGAATTTCCTTTATTCCTTTTCTCGTTATTACATGACGTTAACCTTCTACATGacgttggctacgggcaacaccacCCTCAAGTCcattaagagaaaaaaaaaactggatttCTTTCACgactttaaaattttacaagatTTAGTAGTGTAAGAAATATTGATAAACATAGTGTTCAGTATAGCAAGTTTAAAAGATGTTTTTGAGTTGATCTTGACTACTACTTATAGAGTAGAATctttgatatgtttttttttctacttaaaTCTGCAATCGGCTGTTCTAGCCTTATGGCTAGAAGAGatgatttattgttttttttgggTTTCTATTTAGGGTGGTGTTCCACTGAGCACCATCACCAGTTTACTTGGGGGCTTGTTGTCTCTGGTCTAGCCCTAGAATATGCCATCTTTTTAGCCTCGGTATGTAGTCTTGTTTGTTTAACAGGTTTCTTGCTAATTCGTTACAGTGGTTTTCAAGTCTTTCCTTGTACTTTATGCAGTATTCGTTTACCTCTTGTTTTAAAGTTGGTATATCTGTGTATTCATGTATTTCACTATTTCgatataaatatattgataCAAATgtgcatgttttaagttttacgTCCACTTATAACCATTTGAAAAGCTCAAACATTGAATGCATACGTATCTATTTCAAGCAATGGTATATGGTAGAAGTCTGAGTACACAGGAGGAATGCTCAATTATTGGACTCCCTTACCTTTTAGAAGACAAAACAAAGCTTAGTGGAAGATCTAAGAAGCCCCAGTATTTTCTTAATATATTTACAGTGTCTAATGTGTAAACTGTGCACtctgaaaaaaagaaaaactttaatttataaacaatGATACCATAAAACATTGTTCCACTAAGTCACAAACTTAATGTGCTTAgcatatcttatacctttaaacaactgattcttgtatatatattttcggGATCTCGGAAATGGCTTTAACAATTTCGATggaatttgctatatgggggtgtTTTCAGgggaaaaaaaattgatctagctaggtcttatctctggggaaatgcgcatttttgagtttttatatgttttccgagcaaagctgtTCCAGATTTATTATAAGTGGAGGTCTAGGCATAATAATGCTAAGAATAAACAACCACCACAACCAGAAAATAGAACAAACCAGAAAGGGTCAGAATTGTGCCGTAAATATCCAGCCATGTGAAATCTGTTGGAAGCTAATTGGGGAACATAGACTAGAGTTATGTTAACTGTAAATAATACAGAAATAACTTACTTGCAGGCAAAAGTTTCTCAACAAACATATAAGCTATAGCATAAAATACTGCCGAGTGGTTTGTGTGTGAGGAAACCCCACCCCTATCAAATGACACTAGAGTGTCAATGTCCAGAGCCTCCAATTGATGCTGTATCAGCTTGGCAATGACGGCCACGGGCCACTGCACCTTTGGGTTGTCTGGGAGTCGTGTATCTGTAACGAGGCATATGTTCCGATCGGGTACTCCAAGCTCCGAACATGCAAGCCATAGCTCTTTACTGCGTATATTTCCCTTGCCTTCATTGTTGCCTGTAAAGAATATTAAAAGAGCTATATCAACTGTCCTAGtctattatgtattattgtcCAATGTCCTtatgcattgcgtctcactctctcattaagcaaaatgtgagacgctgATATTGGACAaatggaataccatccttagCAGTGTGATATTTTCATCTATTCTTTAAGTTGTAGTCATAATTTAAGGTATTGTTTATTGTGGCATTTGTATTGAATTTAGAAAGAGATGTATTGTTAGAGATATTTACCATTAGAGAGACAGAGCAAATACACGTCTGCATCCTGTTCGCACAATCTAAATATTGTAGGGCCGAAGAACATGCACTCGTCATCTGGGTGTGCTACCACGATCAACACTCTTTTCGCTCGAAGCGCCCCCCGAGACCGCGTCGGTAGCCGTCGTGCGTACCGCCGATACACCACACAACACACTAGCAGATACCCCAAAACCCATAAACTTATATACAACGCAAAACTTCTAAGATACAATATAGTCTCAGCCAAAAATTGCACGTAAAAATTGTCGAAACTATCAAACCCGAAAGTTGAGCCCAACAGGAACATTTCTGACTAGAATGTAGGAAAAGTACCTTCCAAATAAATACAGTATACTAAAAATAACTGAGCATCATTGGGATAGCTctaattttaacatttattatGGTACTTTTCGAcacatttttgtattattaatgaTAAATTACATTGGTTTCGCGACTCGCATATTTACACGTCAGTTTGACAGTCAGTCACACGTCATGACGTCACGTCACAGTGAAGCtgatatagtctgtcaaacaactttgtcagtagaaaaaggcgcgaaattcaaattttccgttttttcctactgacggaaatggtttgccagactatataaagctatagggccctccacactcatgcgcgaatcgatACAATAATGATTCCTCTCCagatatatttaaagtattatattcATTCCTATTACCGGATCACGTCCGTCataatataaaactttaatttattatactttACCTTTCCCTGATCCATCCAAAATTCCGTCTTATCCGTATAATCCGGACTCAAATTTCTAGGTGTGTATGTAGgcgaagccgcgattcgcgcatgagtgtggagggcccttgtgAGTAAAGAGTAGTATAATTGAGTATAAGGTACtattatacacatttttttcaaagtccctccacactcgttcGCCGCTTCACGCCGCGTTGTTTGGAGTTCGCTTAAAGAATAGCCAACATACAGGCAACAAATGATAACAATTTTTGACAGTAGCTGTACTTCCATCAACCATCAATATCTGTCAAGTGACAAAGGGAAGAACGAGATTCTTTTCATCGTATCTGATTTATTGTTTAACTTCATATTTATCTTTTTTAGTTATGTGTATTGCATCAAAGTCACAAGGTTTCCGTAAATTCAATAACAGTTTAGATTAAGGCTGCATTTACTTGTTGACTAGCTATCAAAAAACAAGCAAAAATGATTCAACCAGATTACACTTCGGCAATGGGTTTGCTTTCTCATCTCAATTCCGATGAATTGAAAGAAATATTAAACGACGACTCTAAATTTGATTCTGTGCTTAAAGATGTAAAACAGGTGAGGAAGTTTAATAAACTACTATAAATTGTTTAGTTACTTCCTTGATGAGATGATGAGTCAGTGTTTGTTTCTAGTAGGTCGTTAATAATAGAGGCTCTTTCACAACTGATAATTGAGGTCAACCATTACAAATTATGCTTATTTGAAGACATTGTTTATGCTTAGAATAAAAAATTCGTCAAAGTTGATGAGTTAAAATTTTCTAACAGCCATAAGCACTGATCAGTGATCACTGATGtaacaattattattgtttgtcaatAGCCGCGTCCACACaaagcgagcatacgcgcgaggcaaatTCCTCGCGCCAGTGTAGTCGTGCCGAGGCGCGCGTGTTGTATCTACATTTTTAGGCCGTTTTGTCTTGCTGTGTGGACTCGGCTAATGGTTAATTTAAAGAGATGAATGCTGTAAAACCTCTGTTGCGTTACAAAATCAGTTTGATTTAAAAGTTGATTAACCTCTTGTCTATGTATGTTAAGGTCTGTTAAGGGTACTGACCAAATTATTACGTTTactttttgcattttacttgAGAATGAATTTCTTTGCTCTATACAGAACAGCTGAAGTTTGACCAAATTAGACACAATGACATATTGAATTAAAGGAAGGAGTTTTAATAGGGTATTAATATACCCTAGCATTAacatttatatacatttatttcaggtaaaaGACTGGGAAACTGAAAAGGAGATGATAATAGCTAGCAACCGGTCCCTAGCGGAGTTCAACCTGAAAATGGAGCCGCAGCTGCAGG
This window encodes:
- the LOC134750008 gene encoding N-acetylglucosaminyl-phosphatidylinositol de-N-acetylase; the protein is MFLLGSTFGFDSFDNFYVQFLAETILYLRSFALYISLWVLGYLLVCCVVYRRYARRLPTRSRGALRAKRVLIVVAHPDDECMFFGPTIFRLCEQDADVYLLCLSNGNNEGKGNIRSKELWLACSELGVPDRNICLVTDTRLPDNPKVQWPVAVIAKLIQHQLEALDIDTLVSFDRGGVSSHTNHSAVFYAIAYMFVEKLLPAKCTVYTLDTVNILRKYWGFLDLPLSFVLSSKRYFLRWTESRRVVRAMKQHRSQMVWFRHLYVMFSRYMIINTLRRISLADIELELEVDD